GACATTGACGGCGACCGGCACCTCCAGGCCCATCGCGCGCCAGCGCGCCACCTGGGCGAGCGCGGTCTCCAGGACGTACTCCGTCAGCCGGGGCATCAGTCCGGAGGACTCGGCGATGGCGATGAACTCGTCCGGTGGCACCCGGCCGCGGTCCGGGTGCACCCAGCGGACCAGTGCCTCCAGTCCGGCGACATGCCCGTCGAAGCCGACCTTGGGCTGGTAGTGCAGCTCGACGTCGCCGGCGTCCAGGGCGCGGCGCAGATCGCCCAACAGGCCGAGCCGGTCGGGGGTGTTGCCGTCCCGCTTGGCCTCGTAGAGCTCGACACCGCTGCGGTCGCGCTTGGCCTGATACATCGCCACATCGGCGCGGCGCAGCAGCCCCTCGGCGTCGAGGGCGTGGTCGGGGAAGACGGCGACCCCCGCGCTGGCTTCGAGCACGAGGGTCAGTCCGTCGAGGTCCAGCGGGGAGCCGAGGGCGGCGACGAGGTTGCGGGCCGCCCGCTGGGAGCTGGTGAGGGAGTCGGTGGTGGGCAGCAGGACGGCGAACTCGTCGCCGCCGAGCCGGGCCGCCTCGGCGCCGCGCGGGAGGGCGTGCCGCAGGCGGTCGGCGATCTGCAGCAGCAGGCGGTCGCCGGCGAGGTGGCCGAGGGTGTCGTTGACGGAGCGGAAGCGGTCCAGGTCGATGAGGACCAGCGCCGAGCGGGCGCCGACGCGCTCGGCGTCGTCCAGGGCGGTCCAGGTGCGCTCCAGCAGCCACTGGCGGTTGGGCAGGCCCGTGAGCGGGTCGCGCAGCTGCTCCTCGGCGCGGGCGCGGGCTATCCAGAGGGTGGAGTCCAGCGCGATGAGCGGGACCGCGAACAGCGGCAGCAGCAGGGGGGCGTGGATGGCGCAGACGGCGATCAGCGGGGAGATGCCGAGCAGCGCGATACCGACGAGTGCCTGACGGACCACGGCCGTTCGGGGGATGGCGGGCAGCTGGCCGGTGCGGGGGGTGAGGCTGACCCAGAGCAGACCGCGGCTGACGAAGAGGTAGCCGGCGGCGGTGACGACGACTTCGGGGAGGACGGCGAGGTTCCAGGACGGCGGGGCCCAGGGGTGGCGGACGCTGGAGACCACGCCGAACGCGGCGAGGCCGAGCGCCGCGGTGCCGAGGCCGAGGATGTCCACGGCACCGTGCACCACGGCCTGTCGCCAGCGGTGGCGCCGGGCGGCACCGACCAGGACGACCACGGAGAGGCTGACGAGGACGGCGGGCATCCAGCCGTACAGCAGCAGGACGGCGAGCGCGAGGGCGGCGCCGGAGCCCGTGCCGCCCCACCAGCGGTCCCGGCCGAGGGCGACCAGGTGGCCGACGATGATGCCGGTGAGGATCGCCAGCGACCAGCCCACGGAGCCGCCGGGGAACAGTGCCTCACCCTCCCCGAGAGTCACGATGACGCCCGTGGCGAGCGCGAGGCCCGCCACGGTGACGATGGTCGCGGGCAGCGCGGGCACGACGAGCCGCCGGAGCCGCGACGCCGGAGCGGCGCTGTCGGTCGGTTTCATTCCGATCCCTCTCACAGCCGGCTGTGCCCGCGCCACGGCAGGCGCACTCCTCAACAGTAGGCCGCGGAAGGCCGCGACGGGCAGCGATCGACGACGGTTGCCCGAATGCGACCCGGCGTCGCGGATCAATCTGGTATGCGCCGATGAGGTGACACCTCACTCCTCCTCAGGTGGAGTGACAGCTACCGCTCGCGCTGCGTCAGGACCCTGCTCCAGCAGCACCGCGAAGCCATCATCGTCCAACACGGGGACCTTCAACTGCATGGCCTTGTCGTACTTCGAACCAGGGTTGTCGCCCACCACTACGAATCCGGTCTTCTTCGAAACGGAACCGGTCACCTTCGCTCCGAGGTTCTGGAGGGCCTCTTTCGCGCCATCTCTGGTGTGTGACTGAAGTGTGCCCGTTACGACGACGGTGACGCCTTCCAGCGGCCGCGGGCCCTCTTCACCCGTTTGCTCCTCCTCCATTCGGACGCCCGCGGCCCGCCAGCTCTCGATGATCTGCTGGTGCCACTCCTCGGCGAACCACTGCTTCAGCGAGGCGGCGATCGTGGCCCCGACACCGTCGACGGCGGCCAGCTCCGTCTCGTCCGCCTCCCGGATGCGGTCGATCGAGCGGAACTCCCGCGCCAGCGCCTCGGCCGCCACCGGGCCCACATGCCGGATCGACAGACCGGTGATGATCCGGGCCAGCGGGCGCTGCTTGGCCGCCTGGATGTTCTCCAGCATGGCCAGGGCGTTCTTCTTCGGCTCGCCCTTCTGGTTGGCGAAGAAGGTGACGACCTTCTCCTCGCCGGTCTTCGGGTCCCGCTTGGGCAGACCGGAATCGGGGTCGAGGACATAGGACTTGATGGGCAGCAGCTGTTCGATGGAAAGGCCGAAAAGATCGCCCTCGTCCTTCAGCGGCGGCTCCGCGGGCTCCAGCGGCTGGCTGAGTGCCGTCGCCGCGACATAGCCGAAGTTCTCGATGTCCAGACATTTGCGGCCGGCCAGGTAGAACAGCCGCTCACGGATCTGGGCGGGGCAGGCGCGGGCATTGGGGCACCGCAGGTCGATATCGCCTTCCTTGGCGGGCTGCAGCGCCGTCCCGCACTCGGGGCACTCGGCCGGCATCACGAACTCCCGCTCACCGCCGTCCCGCAGATCGACGACCGGTCCCAGGATCTCCGGGATGACATCGCCGGCCTTGCGGATCACGACGGTGTCCCCGATCAGCACCCCCTTGGCCTTGACCACGTCCTGGTTGTGCAGGGTGGCGAACTCCACCTCGGACCCCGCCACCGTCACCGGCTCGACCACGGCATACGGCGTGACCCGTCCCGTACGGCCGACGCCGACGCGGATGTCGACCAGCTTGGTGTTGACCTCCTCCGGCGGGTACTTCCAGGCGATCGCCCAGCGCGGCGCCCGCGAGGTCGAGCCCAGCCGCCCCTGGAGCCGGATCTCGTCCAGCTTGACGACCACGCCGTCGATCTCGTGCTCGACGGCCGTACGGCGGGTCTCGGCGTCGCCGTAATGGTCGATGAACTCCCGTACGGACTCCAGGGAGTCGACGACCCTGTTGTGCGTGGCCGTCGGCAGGCCCCACTCCTTGAGCAGGTCGTAGGCCTCCGACAGCCGGTCGATCTCCAGGCCGTCGCGGGCACCGATGCCATGGACGACCATGTGCAGCGGGCGGCTGGCGGTGATCTTGGGGTCCTTCTGGCGCAGCGAACCGGCCGCGGCGTTACGGGGGTTGGCGAACGGCGGTTTGCCGTCGGCCACCAGCCGCTCGTTGAGCGCGAGGAACTTCTCCATCGGGAAGAAGACCTCCCCGCGCACCTCGACCAGATCCGGGATCGTGTCGCCCTTCAGGCGGTGCGGGATCTCGGCGATCGTACGGACGTTGGGGGTGATGTCCTCGCCCGTACGGCCGTCGCCGCGGGTGGCGGCGCGGGTCAGCCGGCCCTGCTCATAGGTGAGGTTGACGGCGAGACCGTCGACCTTCAGCTCGCACAGGAAGTGATACCCCGCGCTCTTGGGATCGCCGCCCAGCTCACCGGCGATCCGCTCGGCCCAGCCCGCCAACTCCTCGTTGTCGAAGGCGTTGTCGAGCGAGAGCATCCGTTCGCGGTGCTCGACCTCGGTGAACTCCGTGGCGTAGGCCCCGGCGACCTTCTGGGTCGGGGAATCGGGGGTGCGCAGCTCGGGGTGCTCGTTCTCCAGGGCCTCCAGGGAGCGCAGCAGCTTGTCGAACTCCGCGTCGCTGACGACCGGGGCGTCCTTCACGTAATACCGGAAGCGGTGCTCCTCGATCTGCTCAGCGAGCTGCGCGTGCTCCTCCCGCGCCGCGGCGGGCACCTTGGATTCCGCTGCGTGCTGTTCGCCAGCCACCGTCTTGTCCTCCCGTGGTCCTTGAGTGCGGTCACTCAGGGTTGTCTGCGAGTGATCTCGCCGCCCGGACGCAGTGGGCGAGAGCAGAGCGGGCATAAGCGGGCGAAGCGCCCGCCAGACCGCACGACGGAGTGATGACCACGGACTCGCTCAGAGTCCCCGGCGCCAGCCCCAGCCTGCGCCACAGCGTCCTGACACCCATGACGCTACCGGCAGGGTCTGACAATCGGCTGTCCACGCCCGGCACCACGCCCGCGAACAGCGTCGTCCCGCCCTCGACGGCCTCCCCGATCGTCTCCTCCTCACGCTCGGTGAGCAGCGAGAAATCGAACGAGACGCCCGTGACACCGGCCCGCCGCAGCAGCCCGAAGGGCACCTCGGGCGCGCACGAGTGGACGACCACGGGGCCGCCCTCCGCCACTGCGACAAGATCACGCAGCGCGCCCTCGACGACCGCCCGGTCCACCGCCCGGTGGGTGCGGTAGCCGCTCGCCGTCTTCACCCGCCCCTGGAGCACCGCCGTCAACGACGGCTCGTCGAGCTGCAGCACGACCCGGGCGCCGGGGATCCGCCGCCGTACGTCCGCGAGATGGCCGCGCAGCCCCTCCGCCAGGGACGCCGCAAGATCCCGGCAGGCACCGGGGTCACCGACGGCCGCCTCGCCGTTGCGCAGCTCCAGGGCGGCGGCCAGGGTCCACGGGCCGACCGCGGAGACCTTCAGCGGGCCCTCGTACCCCTGGGTGAACTCCTCCAGGGCGTCGAGATCCTCCCCGAGCCAGGAGTGCGCCCGCCGGGTGTCCCGGCCCGGCCGGTCGCTGATCCGCCAGCCGCTGGGCTCCACATGGCCGTAGACCTCGACCAGCATCCCGAGGGTCCGGCCGATCATGTCGGCACCGGGCCCGCGGGCAGGGAGCTCCGGCAGATACGGGAAGGTCTCCAGCGATCCGGTGACGGTCTTGGCCGCCTCCCGCGCGTCACCGCCCGGCATCGATCCGATCCCGGTCGCCGCGCCCGCGGTCCACTTCTGCGTGCTGTTCTCGCTCACTCAGGCAGGGTATGCGCCGGTGGGCGGGGCAGGGTGCGGCAGGTGTGCGGGGCAGGGTGCTGCGGTGGGTGTGCGTGCGTGAGGTGGCGCGGAACGCCGCGGTCCGCCCCGCCCGCGAGCGTACGGCGGTCACGCTCCGGTGCGTACGCCCGCCACACCAGGCGGGGTACGGCCCGCACGCCGGGCCGTGGACGCCGCTGATGCCCGGGGGCGTATGCCCGCCCGCCTCACGCCCGGGTGCGTATGCCCGCCCGCCTCACGCCCGATACGGATGCCCATCCGCCTCACGCCCGAGCGCGGATGCCCATCCGGCCGACCACCGCCGCGACGGCCAGTGCGCCCGCCGTCAGGGCGAAGGCGAAGGCCGCGCCCTGGTAGCCGTCGCCCGCCCCCGTCAGGACCGCGCCCATACCGGCGATGCCCACCAGGGAGCCGATCTGGCGGTTGGCATTGAGGGTGGCGCTGCCGATATCGGTGTGCTCGCGGCCCGCGGCCGCCATCAGGACCCCGGTCAGCGCCGGGGAGCTGACCCCGCCGCCGATGTTGGTGAGCGCGAGCACCACCGCGAGCGCCCAATACGGCAGGCCGGGCGCGAGGATCAGGAACAGCAGGACATAGCCCGCGGCGGAGAGCGCCAGAGAGGCGGTGAGCGCCGTCCGGTTGCCGATCCGCGGGCCGAACCGGGCGTAGAGCATGTTGCCGAACGGGAGGACCAGCACGGCCGGGAGCATCTGCAGCCCCGCCGTCACCGGGCTCGCCCCGCGCGCGGTCTGGAGGAAGAGGCCGAGGACGAACAGCGCCCCGTAGAACGCGAAGTTGAAGAGGAAGCCGACCGCATTGGCCGCGGCGAAGCTGCGGTCCGCGAAGAGCGAGACCGGCAGGATCGGGGCGCGGACGGCCCGTTCACGGACGAGGAAGCCGGCCAGCGCGACCGCCGCGACCGCGAACGCCCCCAGGACGACCGGTGCGGACCAGCCCCTGTCGGGCCCCTCGATGAGCGCGTAACTCAGCGCCCCGAGGGCCAGCAGGCCCAGGACATGGCCACTGCCGCCGAGCGCCGAGCCGCGGGCCGGGACCGCCGCGATCACCCGACGGGTGAGCAGCAACCCGGCAAGGCCGATGGGGAGGTTGACGAGGAAGATGCTGCGCCAGCCGAGCGTGCCGACCAGGAGGCCGCCGACGGTCGGCGCCAGCCCTACGGAGGTGGAGACGATCGCCGACCAGATGCCGAGGATCTTCGCCCGGCGCGCCGGTTCGGGGAAGGCGTGCATCAGCAGCGACAGCGAGCTGGGCATGAACAGCGCCGCGCCCACTCCCTGGACGAAGCGGGCCGCCACCAGGACCGCCCCGTTCGGCGCGACGGCGCCCAGCAGGGACGCGGCGGTGAACACGGCGAGCCCGACGAGATAGATCCGCCGGGCGCCGAACCGCTTCGCCAGCGATCCGGCGAGCAGCAGCAGCGCGGCGAAGGCGAGGACATAGCCGTCGACGACCCAGGTGAGGCCGGACATGGTCAGTCCGAGCCGGGCCCGCAGATCGTTCGCGGCGACGTTCATGATGCCGGTGTCCAGGCTCGCCATCACGAACCCTAAGGCCAGGACGAGGAGTTGGACGCCGCCGCGGGACCGGCCCGGAGGGGAAGCGGGCGCCTGCGCCTGGCCCTCACCCTGCCCCTGCCCCTGGGTGGCCGTCCCGGCCTCGTGCGCCGTCGCGTGCGGCGCAGCTTTCTCAGTGATCATTGTTTTAGTTAAAGCTGTAGCTATCCATGGGGGCAATAGTTACAGCTATAACTTTACTGAACGCATACGAACGGAACGCATACGAAACCGCCGGGGCCCCGGGATGCAGTGTGCATCCCGGGGCCCCGGCGGCGCGTTGCTCCCGCGAGCGGATCAGTCGCCCCGCCCCAGCGCCTTCAGCAGGTCATCGCGCAACGCTGCCCGCTCCTCGCGCGAAAGATGATCGAGCGGCGAGGCCGTACCCATCCGCCGCAGCAGATCGAGCCGCAACTCCCGGCCCGCATCGGTGAGTACGAGCTGCTTGGCCCGCCCGTCCAGAGGATGCGGCCGGCGCACGACCATGCCCTGCTTCTCCAGCTTGGAGATGACATAGGTGACATTCGGCGGCTCACAGCACAGCACCGCGGCCAGCTCCCGCGCCGTCTTCGGCTCGCCGAGCTCCTCCAGCGCCTTGGCCTGCGTCGGCGTCAGATCGAGCTCGGCGATCCGGCTGCGCTGATGGGCGTCGAGCCGACGGCTCAGCTCCGTCACGAGCCCCCGGATCTCCCGGAACCCGCACCCCGCCGCCGCGGTCGACTTCGCTTCAATGGTCACTCATGCAGCGTACGTCGCCGCGGCGAAAGCAGCAGCGCCCGTACGGAAGCTGTGGAAAACCGCCAAAGAGGCAGCCCGGGCCTCAGCGTCCGGGCCGCACCGACACATCGTTGATCTCCGCGTCCCGCGGCAGATCGATGGCCGTGAGGATGGCCGTCGCGACCGACTCCGGGTCGATCCAGCGGGACGGGTCGTACTCCTTGCCCTCCTGGCGGTGGGTGCTCTCCTGCATCGGCGTGGCCGTACGCCCCGGATAGACCGAGGTGACCCGGACGCCATTGTCGTGCTCCTCCGCCCGCAGCGAGTCGGCCAGCGCCTTCAGACCGTGCTTGCTCGCCGCGTACGCACCCCACTGGGCACGCGCGCTCAGCCCGGCACCGGAGTTCACGAAGACGACATGCCCCTGGGCGACCCGCACCAGCGGCAGCAACAGACGGGTGAGCTCGGCGGGCGCGACCAGGTTGGCGGCGAGCTGCCGCTGCCAGGCCTTGGCCGGCAGATCGGCGACCGCGCCCAGCTCGATCACGCCCGCACTGTGCAGGAGGGAGTCGATACGGTCCGGCAGCGGCTGCTGCCCGAAGGCCCACGACAGCTTCTCGGGGTTGGCGAGATCACCCACGAGCGTACGGGCGCCGGGGAACTCCGCGGCCAGCTCCTTCGCCCGGACCGCGTTGCGCGCCAGCAGCCACAGGTCCTCCCCGCGGTCCGCGAGCCGCCGTGCGACCGCCGCTCCGATGCCCGATCCTGCGCCCGTGATCAAGTGCGTACCCATGGGGCCGATCCTAACGAGCGGGACGGCCGGACGCGGGGCGCGGCGGCTCAGGCCTGGAAGCCCGCCTTCTCCTCCAGGTAGGCCAGCGCACCGACGCCGTCCGCCGCGAAGAAGACCAGCTCGGTGAGGGGAAGCGGCAGGAAGCCCTCCGCCTCCATCCGCTCGAACTGCTCCTTCAATCCGTCGTAGAAACCAGCGGTGTTGAGCAGCACCACCGGCTTGCTGTGCATCCCGTGCTTGCGCAGCTCCAGGATCTCGGTGGCCTCGTCCAGGGTGCCCGTGCCGCCGACCATGACGACGACGGCATCGGCACGCACCAGCATCTGCGCCTTCCGCTCGGCGAGGTCCTTGGTGACGACCATCTCATCGGCGCCTTCGCGCGCCTTGTGCGCCAGGAACTCCACGGAGACGCCGATCAGCTTCCCGCCGGCCTCCTGCACCCCGTCGGCCATGACCTTCATCAGGCCGGCGTCCGAACCGCCCCAGACCAGCGCATGCCCGCCCCGGCCGATCAGCTCGGCGAACTCACGGGCAGGGGTGACATAGCGGTCGTCGAGATCGGCGGCGGAGCAGAAAACACAGATATTCATGCGGTCACCATACGATCGGCCGGCCGGGCGGTCCGGTGCGGACCGCCCGGCCGGCCACGGCCTCCGGCTAGATCAGCCCCTGATCCAGCATCGCCTCCGCGACCCGCTCGAAGCCGGCGATGTTGGCGCCGGCGACATAGTCGCCCGGCAGCCCGAAGCGTTCCGCGGTCTCGTAGCAGCGGTGGTGGATCCCGCGCATGATGGCCGCGAGCTCGCCCTCGGTGCGCTCGAAGGCCCAGGCCTCGCGCGCGGAGTTCTGCCGCATCTCCAGCGCGCTGGTCGCCACACCGCCCGCGTTGGCGGCCTTACCGGGGCCGAAGGCCACACCGGCCGACTTGAGGAGCGTCACCGCCTCCGGTGTGGTCGGCATGTTGGCGCCCTCGGAGACCACCTTGACGCCGTTGCGGACCAGGATCCGGGCAGCGTCCGCGTCCAGCTCGTTCTGGGTCGCCGACGGCAGCGCCACATCGCACGCGACATCCCACACCCGCCCACCGGGTACGTATGTGGCCGACACTCCCCGCCGCGTGGCGTACTCGCTGATCCGGCCGCGCTCGACCTCCTTGATCTGCCGCAGCAGGTCCAGATCGATGCCCTTCTCGTCGACGACATAGCCGCCGGAGTCCGAGCAGGTCAGCACGTTGGCGCCGAGCGCCTGTGCCTTCTGGATGGTGTAGATCGCGACATTGCCGGACCCGGAGACCACCACCTGCTGCCCGTCCAGCTCCTCACCGCGCTGCTTGAGCATCTCCTCGGTGAAGAGGACGTTGCCGTAACCGGTGGCCTCCGTACGGGCCTTGGAGCCGCCCCAGGCCAGCCCCTTGCCGGTGAGCACACCGGCCTCCCAGCGATTGGTGATCCGCCGGTACTGGCCGAAGAGAAAACCGATCTCCCGGCCGCCGACGCCGATATCGCCGGCCGGTACGTCCGTGTGCTCGCCGAGATGACGGTGCAGCTCCGTCATGAACGACTGGCAGAATCGCATGACTTCGGCGTCCGACTTGCCGTGCGGATCGAAATCACTGCCGCCCTTACCGCCGCCGATGTTCAGCCCGGTAAGAGAATTCTTGAAGATTTGTTCGAAGCCGAGGAACTTCACGATCCCCAGGTTCACGGACGAGTGGAAACGCAGACCGCCCTTGTACGGGCCGAGCGCGCTGTTGAATTCCACCC
This genomic stretch from Streptomyces nigrescens harbors:
- a CDS encoding MFS transporter, with the protein product MITEKAAPHATAHEAGTATQGQGQGEGQAQAPASPPGRSRGGVQLLVLALGFVMASLDTGIMNVAANDLRARLGLTMSGLTWVVDGYVLAFAALLLLAGSLAKRFGARRIYLVGLAVFTAASLLGAVAPNGAVLVAARFVQGVGAALFMPSSLSLLMHAFPEPARRAKILGIWSAIVSTSVGLAPTVGGLLVGTLGWRSIFLVNLPIGLAGLLLTRRVIAAVPARGSALGGSGHVLGLLALGALSYALIEGPDRGWSAPVVLGAFAVAAVALAGFLVRERAVRAPILPVSLFADRSFAAANAVGFLFNFAFYGALFVLGLFLQTARGASPVTAGLQMLPAVLVLPFGNMLYARFGPRIGNRTALTASLALSAAGYVLLFLILAPGLPYWALAVVLALTNIGGGVSSPALTGVLMAAAGREHTDIGSATLNANRQIGSLVGIAGMGAVLTGAGDGYQGAAFAFALTAGALAVAAVVGRMGIRARA
- a CDS encoding TIGR00730 family Rossman fold protein, yielding MNICVFCSAADLDDRYVTPAREFAELIGRGGHALVWGGSDAGLMKVMADGVQEAGGKLIGVSVEFLAHKAREGADEMVVTKDLAERKAQMLVRADAVVVMVGGTGTLDEATEILELRKHGMHSKPVVLLNTAGFYDGLKEQFERMEAEGFLPLPLTELVFFAADGVGALAYLEEKAGFQA
- a CDS encoding methionine synthase; the protein is MSENSTQKWTAGAATGIGSMPGGDAREAAKTVTGSLETFPYLPELPARGPGADMIGRTLGMLVEVYGHVEPSGWRISDRPGRDTRRAHSWLGEDLDALEEFTQGYEGPLKVSAVGPWTLAAALELRNGEAAVGDPGACRDLAASLAEGLRGHLADVRRRIPGARVVLQLDEPSLTAVLQGRVKTASGYRTHRAVDRAVVEGALRDLVAVAEGGPVVVHSCAPEVPFGLLRRAGVTGVSFDFSLLTEREEETIGEAVEGGTTLFAGVVPGVDSRLSDPAGSVMGVRTLWRRLGLAPGTLSESVVITPSCGLAGASPAYARSALAHCVRAARSLADNPE
- the gdhA gene encoding NADP-specific glutamate dehydrogenase yields the protein MSTVQSEVKPGIHTAGPAAALYAELVRRNPGEPEFHQAALEVLETLAPVLAARPEFAEAKILERICEPERQIMFRVPWQDDSGAIHINRGFRVEFNSALGPYKGGLRFHSSVNLGIVKFLGFEQIFKNSLTGLNIGGGKGGSDFDPHGKSDAEVMRFCQSFMTELHRHLGEHTDVPAGDIGVGGREIGFLFGQYRRITNRWEAGVLTGKGLAWGGSKARTEATGYGNVLFTEEMLKQRGEELDGQQVVVSGSGNVAIYTIQKAQALGANVLTCSDSGGYVVDEKGIDLDLLRQIKEVERGRISEYATRRGVSATYVPGGRVWDVACDVALPSATQNELDADAARILVRNGVKVVSEGANMPTTPEAVTLLKSAGVAFGPGKAANAGGVATSALEMRQNSAREAWAFERTEGELAAIMRGIHHRCYETAERFGLPGDYVAGANIAGFERVAEAMLDQGLI
- a CDS encoding putative bifunctional diguanylate cyclase/phosphodiesterase; this encodes MKPTDSAAPASRLRRLVVPALPATIVTVAGLALATGVIVTLGEGEALFPGGSVGWSLAILTGIIVGHLVALGRDRWWGGTGSGAALALAVLLLYGWMPAVLVSLSVVVLVGAARRHRWRQAVVHGAVDILGLGTAALGLAAFGVVSSVRHPWAPPSWNLAVLPEVVVTAAGYLFVSRGLLWVSLTPRTGQLPAIPRTAVVRQALVGIALLGISPLIAVCAIHAPLLLPLFAVPLIALDSTLWIARARAEEQLRDPLTGLPNRQWLLERTWTALDDAERVGARSALVLIDLDRFRSVNDTLGHLAGDRLLLQIADRLRHALPRGAEAARLGGDEFAVLLPTTDSLTSSQRAARNLVAALGSPLDLDGLTLVLEASAGVAVFPDHALDAEGLLRRADVAMYQAKRDRSGVELYEAKRDGNTPDRLGLLGDLRRALDAGDVELHYQPKVGFDGHVAGLEALVRWVHPDRGRVPPDEFIAIAESSGLMPRLTEYVLETALAQVARWRAMGLEVPVAVNVSPRDVHSPGFAGAVAARLARHRVPPGALQLEITEHVLLEDPQRAADTLAGLTAHGVKMSLDDFGTGYSSLVHLRRLPVSELKIDRSFVARLAVDTEDAEIVRCTLDLAHSLGLLVVAEGVEDDETWERLRDLGCDAVQGWLVAAAMPPDETTAWLRARGERGWQRESETAALAAEKAAERPSGQVLN
- a CDS encoding MarR family winged helix-turn-helix transcriptional regulator is translated as MTELSRRLDAHQRSRIAELDLTPTQAKALEELGEPKTARELAAVLCCEPPNVTYVISKLEKQGMVVRRPHPLDGRAKQLVLTDAGRELRLDLLRRMGTASPLDHLSREERAALRDDLLKALGRGD
- a CDS encoding SDR family oxidoreductase, yielding MGTHLITGAGSGIGAAVARRLADRGEDLWLLARNAVRAKELAAEFPGARTLVGDLANPEKLSWAFGQQPLPDRIDSLLHSAGVIELGAVADLPAKAWQRQLAANLVAPAELTRLLLPLVRVAQGHVVFVNSGAGLSARAQWGAYAASKHGLKALADSLRAEEHDNGVRVTSVYPGRTATPMQESTHRQEGKEYDPSRWIDPESVATAILTAIDLPRDAEINDVSVRPGR
- the ligA gene encoding NAD-dependent DNA ligase LigA, whose amino-acid sequence is MAGEQHAAESKVPAAAREEHAQLAEQIEEHRFRYYVKDAPVVSDAEFDKLLRSLEALENEHPELRTPDSPTQKVAGAYATEFTEVEHRERMLSLDNAFDNEELAGWAERIAGELGGDPKSAGYHFLCELKVDGLAVNLTYEQGRLTRAATRGDGRTGEDITPNVRTIAEIPHRLKGDTIPDLVEVRGEVFFPMEKFLALNERLVADGKPPFANPRNAAAGSLRQKDPKITASRPLHMVVHGIGARDGLEIDRLSEAYDLLKEWGLPTATHNRVVDSLESVREFIDHYGDAETRRTAVEHEIDGVVVKLDEIRLQGRLGSTSRAPRWAIAWKYPPEEVNTKLVDIRVGVGRTGRVTPYAVVEPVTVAGSEVEFATLHNQDVVKAKGVLIGDTVVIRKAGDVIPEILGPVVDLRDGGEREFVMPAECPECGTALQPAKEGDIDLRCPNARACPAQIRERLFYLAGRKCLDIENFGYVAATALSQPLEPAEPPLKDEGDLFGLSIEQLLPIKSYVLDPDSGLPKRDPKTGEEKVVTFFANQKGEPKKNALAMLENIQAAKQRPLARIITGLSIRHVGPVAAEALAREFRSIDRIREADETELAAVDGVGATIAASLKQWFAEEWHQQIIESWRAAGVRMEEEQTGEEGPRPLEGVTVVVTGTLQSHTRDGAKEALQNLGAKVTGSVSKKTGFVVVGDNPGSKYDKAMQLKVPVLDDDGFAVLLEQGPDAARAVAVTPPEEE